The genomic segment CCGACACCGCTGGTGGGTTGATGACGTCGGATCCGGTGGTGCTGACCGCCGACACCACGGTGGCCGAGGCGCTGGCCCTGGTCCGCGATCCCGACCTCACCCCCGCGCTGTCCTCGATGGTGTTCGTGACGCGCCCACCGACTGCCACGCCCACCGGGAAGTACCTGGGCTGCGTCCCGCTGCAGAAGCTGCTTCGCGAACCGCCGAGCGAGCTGGTCGGCGGAATCGTCGACAGTGATCTGCTCACCCTGACCCCGGAGACCACACTGGCCTCCGTGACCCGCTACTTCGCCGCCTACAACCTGGTGTGTGGACCCGTGGTCGACGACCAACGCCACCTGCTGGGGGCGGTCACCGTCGACGACCTGCTCGATCACCTGCTGCCGCACGACTGGCGCGCGCAAGCCCACGAGTTGACCGCCGCCGTCCGCGGCGCCGAAGCAACCGAGGGGGCCTCGTGAGCAAGTCGGCGCCGGTACGGCGGCTGTACACCCCGCGGACGTCGCGCGGGCTCTCACTGCGCGTGGATCCCGAGGCGGTGGGACAGAGCACCGAGGCCATCGCGCGCTTCTTCGGCACCGGCCGCTACCTGCTGATCCAGACCCTCATCGTGATCGTGTGGATCGCGATCAACCTGGCCGCGGTGAGTTTGCGCTTCGACCCGTACCCGTTCATCCTGCTGAACCTGGCCTTCTCCACCCAGGCCGCCTACGCCGCACCGCTGATCCTGCTGGCCCAGAACCGTCAGGAGAACCGGGACCGGGTGGCCCTCGACGAGGATCGGCGCCGCGCCGCCCAGACCAAGGCCGACACCGAATACCTGTCGCGCGAGCTGGCCGCCCTGCGGCTGGCGATCGGGGAGGTGGTGACCCGCGAATACCTGCGCGATGAGCTGGATGAACTACGCGCCCTGCTGGCCGGACGGGACGCGCAGATCCCGGCCGAGGAGCCCCCCACGCGCCGGTGATCACCTGGTCCGAACCAGGCACGAACCAAATCCGGACCACTAAGAGATCCCCTTGAATACCGAATCCACCATTGCGCCACTCCCGTCACAAGAGTTATGTATGGTGATCTAGTTCACGAGGCTAAGAACAGGTTTCCGGCAGCTCACAGGGTCTCCGGCGACCCACGTATCTAGGACGGTGGAGTGCGCATAGGGGGTCGCTTGGGTGCCCACCCGGCCGTCGCGGCGGTGCGGAAGTCGAGGCTTCCGGTAACCCGGGCTCAGGCCTTCAGCGTGGCGGTGATCAGTCCGTTGGTGTTCGCGGGTGCCGTCGGCGCCGCGCCTGAGCCGTTACACGGACACACGAAGAGCCCCATCCCGTCGGTGCATGCCGTCATCGCCCCGGTCGCCGCGGTCTCCCCGGCCGTCCCCGATCTGTCCGGACCGGTTCTCATCGCCATCGACCGGGCGCCGACGGCCTTCCACGTCGCGGCCGGCGCCTCCTCGGCACCGCCGCCGCCCAGGGTGGTGAATGCGCCTGGCGCGCTGGGCATTCCGATGATGGCGCTGACCGCATACCGCAACGCCGAACAGAAGATGTCGGTGTCCGACCCGGCCTGCGGCGTCAGCTGGAATCTGCTGGCCGGCATCGGGCGCATCGAATCCGGGCATGCCGGCGGCGGCGCCGTCGACGCCCGCGGCACCGCGGTCACCCCGATCTACGGCCCCTCGTTGGACGGCACCCTGCCCGGCAACGAGGTGATCGTCTCCAGCAGCGTCGGCAACCGCGTCACCTATGCCCGCGCGATGGGACCCATGCAATTCCTGCCGGGCACCTGGGCACGGTATGCCGCCGACGGCGACGGTGACGGCATCGCCGACCCGCAGAATTTGTTCGACTCCACGCTGACGGCCGCGCGCTACCTGTGCAGTGGCGCGCTGAACCTGCGCGACCCGGCCCAGGTCATGGCCGCGATCCTGCGGTACAACAACTCGACCGCCTACGCCCAGAACGTGCTGGGCTGGGCCGCGGCGTACGCCACCGGCGTGGTTCCGGTCGACCTGCCGCCGATCACTGGGCCGCCGCCCCCGCTTGGCAACGCTCACGACGAGCACCCCGAGGGCCTCGGGCCCGGCCTTCCGATCAACATGATCGGCCTGCCGCAGGACGACCCGATGGCGCGGATGCCGTTGATCGACCTGACCGGCCAGCAGCAGCAGCAGGCCAACCCGTCGTCGCCGATGTTCCCCTGGATGACGCCGCCGCCCAATACGTCGCCGATTCAAGGGCACATGCCGGGGTGCACGGTGATCTGCATCAGCTCGCAAACCCCGCCGCCGGGCGGCCCGCAGCTGGGGCCGCAGCCGTTCGCACCGCAGGCCCCGCCACCGCCAGCACCACAGCCGCCGAACGCCGCTCCGCCGTGGGCGCCGCAGGCCCCGCCAGCAGCACCACAGCCGTTCGCACCGGCCCCGCCAGCGCCGCAGCCGTTCGCACCAGCAACGCCGGCACCCGCCCCGGCCGCACCAGCTCCGGCCGCCGCCGTTCCGGCCGGCTGACGCCTGCCAGCCGGTCAAGAGCCGAACCCGCCTACACTCGGCGGTGATGTCCCGTCATGACTCCCCTGGTACCCAAGCTGACCTGACCGCAGCTATCCGCACGGCGCTGGGCAAGGTGATCGACCCCGAATTGCGGCGTCCCATCACCGAACTCGGGATGGTCAAGAGCATCGACGTCCAGTCCGACGGCGGCGTGCACGTCGCGATCTACCTGACCACCGCGAGCTGCCCGAAGAAGACCGAAATCAGCGAGCGCGTCAGCCAGGCCGTTGCCGACGTCCCGGGCACCGGCGCGGTACGGGTCAGCCTGGACGTGATGAACGACGAGCAGCGCACCGAGCTGCGCAAGCAGCTGCGCGGCCCGAATTCCGGGGCCGGCGAGCCCGTCATCCCGTTCGCCCAGCCCAGCTCGCTGACCCGGGTCTACGCGGTCGCGTCCGGCAAGGGCGGCGTCGGGAAGTCGAGCGTGACGGTCAACCTGGCCGCCGCGATGGCCGCACGCGGCCTGTCGGTCGGCGTGCTGGACGCCGATATCCACGGCCATTCCGTCCCCCGCATGATGGGCACCACCGACCGGCCCACCCAGGTCGAGTCGATGATTCTGCCGCCGATCGCCCACGAGGTGAAGGTGATCTCGATCGCCCAGTTCACCGAGGGCAACACCCCGGTGGTGTGGCGCGGTCCGATGCTGCACCGGGCGCTGCAACAGTTCCTGGCCGACGTCTACTGGGGCGACCTGGACGTGTTGCTGCTCGACCTGCCGCCGGGCACCGGCGACATCGCCATCTCGGTGGCCCAGCTGATCCCCAACGCGGAAATCCTGGTCGTCACCACGCCGCAGCTGGCCGCGGCCGAAGTCGCCGAGCGGGCCGGCAGCATCGCGCTGCAGACCCGCCAGCGCATCGTCGGCGTGGTGGAGAACATGTCGGGGCTGGTGCTGCCGGACGGCTCCACCATGCAGGTGTTCGGCGAGGGCGGCGGCGCGCAGGTGGCCGAGCGGCTGTCCCGCGCGGTGGGCGCCGACGTGCCGCTGCTGGGTCAGATCCCGCTGGACCCCGCGCTGGTCGCCGCCGGTGACTCCGGCGTGCCGATCGTGCTGAGCGCGCCCGATTCGCCGGTGGGCAAGGAGCTGCGCAACGTCGCCGACAAGCTGTCGTCGCGCAAGCGCGGCCTGGCAGGCGTGTCGCTGGGGCTAGACCCGACTCGGCGTTAGGTGGCGTCGCTGTCGAACGGCGCCGGACCATGGTGCCCAACGCCGAATGTCGGGCTGCCGTTCGGCCCCTCGGCCGACGGCTGTGGCGGGGTTCCCTTGACCGGCCGCTCGAAATTGCCGGTGAACAGCGAATCGTCGCCGTCCAGCAGGTGTTTGGTCAGCGCCGCCCGCGGCGACATGCCGCGCAGTTTCTGTAGCTCGCTCAGCGGGCCGCGCAGGTCGTCGAACTCGGGCCCGATGTCCTCGCGCAGCTGACTGGTGACGCCGGACAGGTAGTCACGGGCCTGACGCAACGCGGTCGACGCCCAGCGAATCGCGCCCGGAAGCCGTTCCGGGCCAAGGATTACCAGCCCGACCACGACGAGGACGAGCATCTCCCCCCAGCCGACGTTGGCGAACAT from the Mycobacterium lentiflavum genome contains:
- a CDS encoding DUF1003 domain-containing protein, with product MSKSAPVRRLYTPRTSRGLSLRVDPEAVGQSTEAIARFFGTGRYLLIQTLIVIVWIAINLAAVSLRFDPYPFILLNLAFSTQAAYAAPLILLAQNRQENRDRVALDEDRRRAAQTKADTEYLSRELAALRLAIGEVVTREYLRDELDELRALLAGRDAQIPAEEPPTRR
- a CDS encoding lytic transglycosylase domain-containing protein — encoded protein: MRIGGRLGAHPAVAAVRKSRLPVTRAQAFSVAVISPLVFAGAVGAAPEPLHGHTKSPIPSVHAVIAPVAAVSPAVPDLSGPVLIAIDRAPTAFHVAAGASSAPPPPRVVNAPGALGIPMMALTAYRNAEQKMSVSDPACGVSWNLLAGIGRIESGHAGGGAVDARGTAVTPIYGPSLDGTLPGNEVIVSSSVGNRVTYARAMGPMQFLPGTWARYAADGDGDGIADPQNLFDSTLTAARYLCSGALNLRDPAQVMAAILRYNNSTAYAQNVLGWAAAYATGVVPVDLPPITGPPPPLGNAHDEHPEGLGPGLPINMIGLPQDDPMARMPLIDLTGQQQQQANPSSPMFPWMTPPPNTSPIQGHMPGCTVICISSQTPPPGGPQLGPQPFAPQAPPPPAPQPPNAAPPWAPQAPPAAPQPFAPAPPAPQPFAPATPAPAPAAPAPAAAVPAG
- a CDS encoding Mrp/NBP35 family ATP-binding protein, with product MSRHDSPGTQADLTAAIRTALGKVIDPELRRPITELGMVKSIDVQSDGGVHVAIYLTTASCPKKTEISERVSQAVADVPGTGAVRVSLDVMNDEQRTELRKQLRGPNSGAGEPVIPFAQPSSLTRVYAVASGKGGVGKSSVTVNLAAAMAARGLSVGVLDADIHGHSVPRMMGTTDRPTQVESMILPPIAHEVKVISIAQFTEGNTPVVWRGPMLHRALQQFLADVYWGDLDVLLLDLPPGTGDIAISVAQLIPNAEILVVTTPQLAAAEVAERAGSIALQTRQRIVGVVENMSGLVLPDGSTMQVFGEGGGAQVAERLSRAVGADVPLLGQIPLDPALVAAGDSGVPIVLSAPDSPVGKELRNVADKLSSRKRGLAGVSLGLDPTRR
- the tatB gene encoding Sec-independent protein translocase protein TatB, which produces MFANVGWGEMLVLVVVGLVILGPERLPGAIRWASTALRQARDYLSGVTSQLREDIGPEFDDLRGPLSELQKLRGMSPRAALTKHLLDGDDSLFTGNFERPVKGTPPQPSAEGPNGSPTFGVGHHGPAPFDSDAT